A segment of the Bombus huntii isolate Logan2020A chromosome 9, iyBomHunt1.1, whole genome shotgun sequence genome:
TAGGTGTGCATCATATATTACTAATATATAgttattttctttctcgtttgTATTACTATTCGATTATTCGAGCTGCCCGACGATGTCGTGTTTGACTTTCACGAGGTCTGtatacgtttttttttttttttttatgatttcgAAGAACGTACGACGACATTAAATTTTCCTCGTGAATGAAACATCAGATATGCATGTTGATTAGAAGTAGGAAATATCCTTGTAAAAGATCAACGTATTCGTGTTATTACGTTGTGCAATTAATAATACTACCTAAGaatcaataaaattatatcgcTTAAAATCACGTTTTTTTGACTATCTTTTCCATAGCTACTGCCCAAGCTCGTCCTCCCTTCGATATTCTTCTAGAATTGATAATGTAACACAATCATTGGAACATGGTAtcgattcgataaaaatttgtaatcagTAAGTTCACGAATCGTCTTCGTCACTGCCGTATTTCTTGATCTAACGACGTACAAAAGGCAGGTCTGTaaacagtaaaaaaaaaaaagaaaaataaaatattagaaaaatgaTATAGGATATTACAGTGTGATCAGCTACATAATACGAACAAAAGACGTCGATCGATTCATGAGAATTATTATGTATCTATAATGGATGAAAAATCACTTGCCTTTTCATTAAAGTGATTAAAAACTTAGCACATAATGTTTCTTCGTCAAAACGATTAAGACactattaaaaaaatagatttttcGCATTTGCGATTATTCACGACAATGTTTTCTTTGCCTTAATAATTAACGGAAACATTCGATCGTTCCTTTCTACTtgataaaatttatacaattttatacacGAATTAATGATTAAACCAATTGTCTACTATTTCAAAagttaattagaaaaattgtaaaatgatCGATACTggcaaaaaatatataaaaaaggaACCGATTCCTTATAAGATTTGACGTTTTTGTTGAGATCAAATCTCACATTCTGTGCGTGCAATTGGCCCCTATCGTACATAAAGACTCCATAGAAGTCGTGtatagattatttttaaaaatttattcgttaaaaaagaagaagaagataacTGAATCCATGCACTTGGTGCAAAGACTATTCGTACatcgatattaatatatatctcataatataataaaatacgtaaCTTCGTTATCTCATTTTTATGTTCATATGTTCTACGTGAAAGACGTTGATGTTTCTAAAAAttgttttccttttgtttCGGTTAGTCtcgaatatgaaatattttataaattctacaataaaatagaaactttttaataCACTCGACTCTAAAACAATTtgtaaatgaatttaaaatagtGTAGAAACAATGTGCTCGATATATCTAAAAGCATCTCACATTCAAGGCCAGACCATTATTTTCTTGCACTCTCACTTGATAATGTTTCCTTATccttataaattttcattttattgtgCCTTTTGTATCGCTCGAAAACTGTATGCGCTTTTCCTACGTTCATTagtttcatataaaatttcagaagacatttcaattatattgttTCAAAGCTTACAGTATAATCAAATGATTGATTATCTTCTGCATGCAAAAGCATGTTTTCtccataaaaaaaaacatcGTTTACGATCCTATACAACGAACCAACATTCCTGCaacgatttttaaataacaagTGATTCGCTACGCTGAATATCAACACCAAAATGTGCTTTTTAACCCTCTAAGTGCCACGCAACGTGATTACGCTGCTCGCACGCTATATCGGAAAATGCCATCGCATCTGTCATACAGAAATATTACAATACAGAAACttcaataataattttaaattataaacaactaaattaataatggatattgtaaattgtaaaacAGAGATTGATAAAAGGATAAGATTGGCTCTTGCCGATTAACTTCTGCGATAATTCGTGGCACTCATACGGTTAACGTTTGCTATGTGGCGCATAAAGTTTTAGATGCTCGATAGTAAATATACGTACATAATTTTCTGAAGTATTGATCAATTTTTTCCATGCGATATCAAGTAAATAGATATATCTGTCTACCATAGACTTCGTGCGCTTAGTACTCCTATCAACGTTAAGAAATATAGCGCTTATCCTTAATAAGAATATCAATTACTCGAGATAAGACACCTTAATACGTAAcaacattttcaatttcgaCCCAGAAATGTCTGTTAAAACATTGTCCGCATTATGTGCTGAATGATTCGTCTGAACTGATTAACCATTCACAAAACCTCCAAATACGCAGAAACATAACTATCCGTCCTGATGCGATCCATTATGAGAATATTTGAACATTCTGGTCCATCCAAGGATGTAATAACGTTAATGAAACGTGTAAATAGTTACGTACATGTTGAACACTGTAATCCTTCCGTATCGTTATCGTGTAAGAGAAATAGACTTTACagatgtatttcttttttaacgcTTTATTCGTAGGAAAAACACTGACAAAGACTCCAAATAGACCAGTGCTGTTAGAAACTTTTCAACGGGTATACACGTTTACCCACTCTATATAGAAATTCTTCTCAGCAGACTATAAACAGTGTGAACGtacataatatgtattattttgtaaGGGCTGACGTATACTGTACGACTGAAGTGCATTGACTTAACAAgcgataaaaatatgtaaagacTGAGCTTTTTTTTAATGCGATGCACGTATACATATGCACCTACATATATGGATACAAACGTACGCCCATATGTATACGTACATACACACATGCACACACAGAGTCGCGCTTGTTTTCGCCCTGTTAATTCAGTTAAAATCGGATTCGTAACCCTGGATCGTAAAGCACTATATCCACATATCAATGCGGTAAGTGAGTCAATAGTATCtacttatttcgttatttgttattctCAACCGTAATGTCCCagtttattgaaaaattggtTTTCTGTACTGATGATAGCTGtataaatgatattttcaaCCGGTCTCATCTTCACTCATTTGCCCGCACATCgtcctttccttttcttcgtaggaAACATCGACGAAGCAACGCGATTCGAGCACTTGAGCGTTTCTATAACTAACCGATCGCCAGTTTTATCTTCATTCGTCCGAACGAATGCTTTTCTGGCACTTCGAACACGATCTCGTATTCCATGCACTTTTCAAGCTAGGATACACGTATACGCTTCGTAAAAACGGTGATCGTATCTATTTTTCTTGCACTGTTTATCACTGTGGTCGGTGGTAGTTGGAAAGAATTCGGATAAAACAATAAATCCGCGGTAAGAAAAACCAATGTACACAACGACGACAACAATGACAGCATGCGAATTGTCCCTGTTTTCCCGCATCCATCAAGGAGAAAAGCATACAACCTTATGACATTGAGGAACAGGGTAAACGCGGCGATCCCATCTGTGTGAGTACCCTATCGAGCCACTGTAATGGACCGTTTAAATGCAACTCTATCCAACAAGGAGTCGACGTCACGGTTTGCCGACGATACGCTGCTCCCCAACCCTTTACAAAACTCATTCTGATCGTGCACATACGAGTCAACTGGTACACTGCTTCGAATCCTTGGGAAACTGATTGCGATAACAATGCGGCAAATTCTTGGTTATTGAAGATCTTCAAATTGCAACCTGCGGGAAAGATCAAACGAGAGAAGATCTATAAAATAAGCTTCGGTTTTAAAGTCAAAGGAATATAAGAAGTACAGGGGAAcctgtaacgtgttacgtcgAATTATGCACTTACCGGGTGGTATTTTACAAACAGTGGCAGGATGCCAACCATAACGTTGATTACAATTAGGACTCTGAACAAAAATGCTCGAATCCGATAAACATTCGGCAAACACCTCACCACCAATGTAGTATAATCTAGCTCCTTTCCCGATATGTCGTCTCGTCTGTTCAACCACGGTGTTACGATTAACGTTCGACAGTAAACCCAAACAGAAACGTTCCGAGTTACTGGGATCGGTGAATCCATCCACCGTTATGCTCGGTTGCGACGCATGAAAGGTCTCGCCTACTCTCGTATTCAGCTCGTAGTAACTTATCGAACACCTTGTAGGaacagaaaagagagaaatcaGATATAAAGAACAATTCGAATCGACCCTTGACAAGGATAATGCGTCAAACTGGATCCACTTTGCATGGAAGTTCGAGCATGATGTTGCATAACCCGTGAACGATCACTCACCAAAATGCTGGTTCGCAATACATAACTGGTTGTGCGTCGACAGGACTGGGAGACAAACGCGATAAGGACATGTTGTCGTTGTGATCCATGTTATCACCATCTTCGCTTATATATCCCGGAGGTGGAGTATCGGCAGGAGGATCCATGGACCCAGGCGCTGGATGCGGTGAACCCTGAACACTTCCTAGGCTCCCAACGCTAGCCGGACTTGTCGCCTGCATACTCTGAGAAggaaaaagatactcttctaTCCAAAGAAAATTCGTACGCgttatttatcgaaataagAAGCGGAACTTTGTCCGATATCAACCTGCATTCCTTGATACGGATTGTTCGGtggttgttgctgttgttgttgctgctgttgttgcGGTGACTGCGGTATGCTTTGTTGATTATGATGCTGATGATTTAACGTCGCGTGGAAGCTCGTGTTTTCTGGCACGCTGACACTGAGCTCCTCGATGGAAGTATTGTATAGGACGGACTCGTCCCCGGCCAAGGTATGCCGTGGTACGAGAATGGCTGGCAAAACTAAAATTTCGTTAAACGTTTGCATAAATACAGAAAAAACAACCTTCCAAAGTTTCAGAATTTCAAGCAACCGATAGACGTCGATGTTACACCGAACATATCGAACGAGTCGCGCGGGAGATAAATACAAACATAAACAGGAACTGGAGCCGTCATTGAAACGTGCCGTCTACGTACCTGGTGTTTGTATTCGTTGATAGTGATACGGGTTGATGCAGACTTCGTCCCGTTTTTGCGTGAACGCGTACTCGCAATGCTCGATTGCCCTTAGTTCGTGGTGCGACTGCAAATCTGGCCAGCGCCAAAGTCGGCAGTAGATCACGTGCGGCAAACCTTTGCCGCGTACTCCTTGGACACCGTTGTCACCGACACCGCCTGGGCTAGGCCTTGCGTCCagaaacagaaataaaatcaaatcttTCCTAAgtatctttttttaactttcGAAAGGGCTTAGAATCCTGCCACCTACGTACGTACGCTAATCTTGTCACGCGACCGACCAGTGGGAAAAGAAGCTTTGCGCAAAGTCGAACGAATCGTACGTACATCGATCGCGTAACTCGATTTACGGAAGTAGAATCGCGACTAGCAACGCGACACTTTCTTTAGATGGTACGGCGTACCTCTAAGAGGGTAACATCGCCGAAACATCGAGGCTTAAGCTGGCCGCGAGAGCTCGACACCCGACCGAGTCGTAAAACTCTTGCTTTAATGTATATACGCTTCCAGCAAACTTCCTCCTGCTTCCTTTGCTCTCTCTTTTTCGCTCTAGACTCCTGTGTTCGCGTCTGCCGCGCCGGAAGCGGTGGCGCCTGCCGACAAAAAGAAACTGCCGCCGCACATTCGCTGCAACGTTTCTCTCTTGACGAGGGTAGCTTGCCGAACGAATCGTCTCGCTCGATCGTCGATCACCACTCATCGTTCCTTCTTTCGATCTCTCCCTCTGTATCTTTCTCGTAATCGGCTTAGCCGACTCGAATTGGCTCGAGGGAGACGCAAGAGACCGGAAACGGAGAAACTCATAGCCGACGAATGGAGGAAATGCGAGGCAAACGATCGTGGCGGAAGCAACCGTGTAATTTTCGCCTATCTAGCGTTTACGATTCTGTCTCTCGGACGCAGATTTTTAAGAAGCTTGCAATTAACCCTTTGCCCGAtttgatgaaatatttattatttcgctCGCGCAAGGACAGGGTGGTATTCGTGAGAAAATTTTCCGTCAAGTCGAACGACACCGGTTCTTCAAGATCACCGACGCAAGGATTACACGTAACGTTTCGACATTTTTCATCTGGCACCGTGTTGCGAGAAAATGACAAATATTCGTTTAAACGGCTGCTAAAAAATTCGTAAGACGCGCGGTTAATCGGAAAATTAAAACGAATTCACCGTACGTATATCGTTACAGATTCAAAAAGCAGATTCAAAAATCGTTACATGTATTGAATCTGCTTTTCCTCTCGGTTCGTCTCCACGGTCCTCCTCCTTCCTCCTCTTCTCTGTCCCCCGATCTCGCTCGCTTTCTCTGCCTATCTATCTGTTCGTCGTGTATAGCGTACGTGCGTGTGACCCTCAATTGGAATCGCTCGACACTACTCTTCGTTACATAATAATTCAGAAACGCTGGCACGGAATTTATATGGTAGTTTCCTGCGCGATCTCGATCTCAATTTCAGGCCTGAATTCGCGCGTCAAGTATTATCGCTGCGATCCAGCCGAGCTTATCGAGTTGCCATAGGAGAAAGTATAGTTTCCGAAGATGCGGGACGAGACTACGCGACCAAACGTTCGAACAGAACGGAGTTTCGCATTTCATCGACGATGATCTCATCGTCATCTCGATGACAAATAAACGGCACGCCTAAACGGAACGTAATAAACGTCCGAAACGATTTTTAAAGTGAAACGACCACGGAACGGGCATCTTATACGGCGTATCTTTGTATATACGACGTTTCGACGTGATTTGCGTTCTTCGGAAAATACAAATCATTCCGAGCCGTACAAACTTCCTCGAAGCAGCTTGCATGggggaaagagaagaagagcgGAATCACCGCGGATGCCTTTACGGAGGTATTCGAGGAAACGTCTCCTATGATACCGCGAGTATACGCGATCGTCCGCCTCCCCCCGACCTCCCAGTCTACTGTATCCAATTGTTACGTAACGTCAATAGAAACACGGGGACAACAATATCGCCGATTCTCCAGCAATATCGAGTAACTCGAATGTCTCGACGATCCATTCGTAGTGACGCTCGCGCGGCTTTTATCGACCGCTTCGAAAGGTGGCCGCACGAGCCATCGCGTACCGCATCTACACCGAAACTTCTTGTCGATACGTCGATGAACCAATTGCCCGATCGGCCGATAGCTACGCCGATTAATAACCGTTCTGAGATTGGTTCTCGATAATTCTCGGATCGTTAACAGAGATAAAGAGGGAAATCGTTAGGGCGCGGGGAGAGACCGCCAGGCGTATGCGAGCAAAGCGATGTAACAGCGATCTGGCGGCGGTGTGATTCGGCAACTTTACCTTTTCGATAACAAGATCGCACGCCCGTGGATTATTGCATCGTTGGGAAAATAATAAGGCCCGACGCGAACGAACGTCGTTGTAACTTCGCGGCAGCGACTCTACGCGATTCCGCGGAATTACGTTTTCAACGGTGCAACGACGCACAGAGGCGCGCGATTACTCTGTTGAGAAAGCGAAGGTGCCGAATCACGTCGTTGGCGCTACAAAATCTCGACGAGGTTACATCACTCCAGGCCGGGccttatattttcaatatcgaGTTACGGGAAATATAAATCTGTCGAACGATTCATCATCACCGCGATACTGAAATCGCAACGATAACGCGCCGCTCGCCTGTCCGTATAGCGGCGATATGATCGTGATGGCGATCGTGGCGGGCCAAAACAAACGAACGCGCGTAACTTAAACAGCggataaaattgaaaaagtgCAAAATCGCGGCTAGACGAAATAGCAAAGTTCTCTATTGGAGAATAAGGAGAACGTAGCGATCCGTGGTCTCGTTCCTTCTGCAATTTCAGTCATCTTGCTGACGCACCATTGCCTACTCGAGGACAGAGAGTCGCGTTCGCCGTGAAATTCTTTCCACGTATGCATCAAACGAGAGGCGCGACTTAATCGGGTTTAATCGTCGATTGCACGGACAACCAGACGGAGTGCGCTCCCACGTTTtttaaaaggaagaaaggaaagaaaacaGACAGTACGTGAGCTGTGCACTTATTCGCGCTGGCTGCGATATACAGTGGctgacgaaagtattcgaacggCCGCTATTAAATCTTTAAACGACCGAAATATGCATGTCGATCTTAAGATCTGATAATAGTATCATATCTGCTGTAAGATACAAGTATGAGAATTATATACCTAGAACCTGGAGCGAATCGGATAACATTCGTACAAGTTACGAAACGTTGCGACGATATACAGAAACAGGGTAACGGAAATAATCGAACGGTATTAATTATACCTACCTTATTTTACGTTAATGTTTAGTTGCGCCTCCTTTGGCTTCGATTACTGCTTCTATGATATGCGCTTTATTTATGAATTCCTTTGCGAATCTTAAACGTCTGGCTCGATACGTTTTATCGATGGATGATTTTTTTCTTGGAATACTAACATGGAAATCGTTGTTTCGCAAAATCCTGTGACATAATTCCGCATGAACGTTCTTTCCGAAGTAGTATCGTCGCGCGAGATACTTCgatcctttttttatttcgcgTATAATCATTTTTTCCTCTCTAACGGTTAGCTTTTCCGGTCCGTCTGTGCGGTGTCTGTACGCGACTGTTTCCTCGGTTTCTTTGGATTTTTCGAAAATACAACGTATCGTAAACGCATATCTATCTAATAATTTGTCGATCTGCCTATATTTCCATCTTTGCGTACTCGCTTTATCTATCTCGGTTTTAATATCGATTCCCTCTCGAATATCCGTGTTTCCGATCTTTTGTAACTCCTTGTCAGCATGCAAGCCAATATTATTCTCAGCGAAACACGAAGCTCGGTACACGATATTTCTACAGTTGAGTCGACCAACATTTCCACCGTGTGCACAGAAATGCATGCAAACTTTAACTCGCTTAACATTTACACGTTCGATCACTTCCCGGACCTTGTTTTTGCACATCGTTGCAATAAATGCTTCATAATATCTCTACAAATGATGTCCTACGATAATTGATATTTGTATCTTACAGCAGTTATAACATTGTTTTTCGGGTCTTAAGAGTAACGTGCACACTCTAATCGTTACGAGCTTTAACGACCaacgttcgaatactttcgtgagtcaCTGTATAGCCCGGCTCATCTCTGCTCCATTTACACGCGCGTGCACGCACGCATTCACGCGAGCATAAAAACACATAAAACAGATAGAAGAGATCCTGCGTGTTCCACTATTTTTCGACCTTATACCTCTTTAGGTATATCCGAACAAAAACAAATTCACGACGCATGGACAGTCGCCACATTTGCGAGAACGCGAAAGTACTTCGAGCGGCTAAAAGTTTCGCTGGCCTCGATAGGGGCAAAGCAAACTCGTCGATAAACCGGCAAATTTACGTTCGATTATCAGACGAAAAGCAACTAGTCGTCTATCGAGTAATTTCATCTACGTAGATAGAATAAACGCGATAGAATCAACGAGATCGGATCAACGGGACGTAAGGGAACGCGGTCTCGTCAGAAATTTCTGATTGCTCGTATCGATAAAGCGACGACGAATTTCGCTTACGAAATAATGGAATGAGAAAAAGAGCCGAGAGAAATTGCGGGGAAGAAGCTATTTCGATAAAGCCAGCCAACGAAAGCAACGAGATAGATTATATCATCTGGAACGAAGCTACTCTGATTCCGTTCTTGGATGCATACGCGCAACAACGAGTTACAAGGATAACCAGAATGCTTCTCGGAACGAAACGCATTTGCACGCTGGTTCACggaataatttccatttttctatATACCTATTCTCCGTGTATTTCGCTGGAGATCGAAACGATGATAAAGATCGTACGAAAGCTACAAggttattgaaaaattatcacGTCGCAGGTTCGTAGGTCTTACGAACTCGTTCGCCAGGTAAACGAGAATCAACGCGAATCGACGAACGACGTTATACGAACTTACGTAATTCCTGCTACGAGTCATGCTTTTCTTTCCACCAAATAAAGATCAACTACTACGAAATCCGTGTCATTCATTTTTTACGTAAATACCCCTCGCTGTATCGATCTCGTTACGTAAACAATGATTAATCTAGGTACTGGCAAGGAGAGTATTGTCGATAATGCGTGCGATTCCATAATGTAAATAGGACGTTTCGATCAGATTCTACCTACCAAGAAGAATGCTACGTACGAGATTCGCCTGTTCGTTCACGCTGTGATATAATCGAAAAAGTTACGGTTCGGCAAGAAACGGACGAAGCTCTTGTTTTCTCAGACagataaagaagaaacaatGACAGCAAAACTTTCGTCCGACGATGATACGCGATATTTGATTTTCCTCCTGTCTTTCAACCTATCATATACGGTAGAACTCCGTTTATTTGAAGACAACTTAACTTTTTTATCGTAGTAGACGGTAATAGAAAAACCGATCAACTATCGTTATTCGAACTTGAgttgtttcaattatttgtcTTCCAACTATTACggataaatgaaattctacCGCGTGTGTGTGGTGTGTGTGGTGTgtgtggtgtgtgtgtgtgtgtgtgtggctACCTACGGTTAAATAAATACCTCGTGGTCGATCGATCCAACAACGCGAAAATTCATGTCTAGAAAAAAAGGTATGATGGTTAAAAAAGTTGTGATAACGCAACAGTGTAGCTGGTAAAGCTACCAATCTAGCGTACCTTTACAGTCAATAGAAAAACAGAAGAACATGTACTTCGTAACATCGGAACAACTCGGCTCGGCGTGTGCGCGCGACGAGCAAGAATGTAATTCCCTCGAATAGGAATTACCTGCTGTAAGCGTGCGCGCGAGCAAATCGCGGCGCAAAGTCAAACATTAGCTAATGACCGAGTATTCTCCAGGTAGATGGTTATTTAATCGAGGCGCGACGTTGTGCGGAGCGTCAGATAACCGAGCGAAATCGAATTTCCGGGCGCGTATCATGCGATCGCACGGTGTGcgatctcgatcgatcgaaaaacTGCAACAGACAGAGATTCCCTGACGCGATGAGACGCGTCGTCGGGAAACGGGAAACGTAATGCAAAGCGAAGCGAACGAAACCGCGAAGCAAACGCGGTTCGTTCGAGTTACAAAAGGATCTGCCTTTCTCGATGACAGACTTTCCCTCTCTTCTCCGAATATCCTTGAACGCGCGACAACGTGGCTAGGATTACTATTAATAAAGTCGTTACGAGCTGCGCGCCGAGCTACAATCGATTTCGATATACGATTTATTCACGCACACTAACTAGAACCAGCGTATCCTGGCTAGGTTATCGATATTTATCCTATCGTATACTGTCGGATAAATATTAACAGACAGCGCGTGGAATATACTTGGAGCAAAAATTATGTCACAAGAGTATCACGACGAGCCATCGTATTGTAGAACGTTCGTGTTATTAAACGGTTCTAATTATCATCGACCATCATTAGCAGCAACTGTCTAATCCTGTCGCGGTATCCAGTATTCGCTAAAACACACAGTACGTGTTATTAATATAGTTGAAGCACATCCGCTTGCGAAAAACGCAAATGACGGTACGTACAATGTAAGTATTACACCTATTGAGAATATGCGAGCTTCTGGTACCACTGGTTACTAAACGAAAAATAAGACAATCGTAATGACAAAGAAAATTCTAGCGTAAAAGGATGGATACCGAACAGCAACGTGACTCACACGTGAGTTTCATTCATAACGCACATTTCAATCGGAACGGATGCTGCGTGCGTTCATCGCCGCTTATTTTGATTGGAAACGGAAAACGAGAAACGCTACCGAAATAAATCTCATTTGCATCGTTTTCCGTATCGGACATTGTTACGCATGGTTCCCCGTCTACTTATTTGTTTGCGATCGCATCTTcgttaaaatt
Coding sequences within it:
- the LOC126869670 gene encoding mothers against decapentaplegic homolog 3 gives rise to the protein MTSMLSSFNPPIVKRLLGWKKAEGEDKWSEKAVKSLVKKLKKSTGLDELEKAITTQSCNTKCITIPRPSPGGVGDNGVQGVRGKGLPHVIYCRLWRWPDLQSHHELRAIEHCEYAFTQKRDEVCINPYHYQRIQTPVLPAILVPRHTLAGDESVLYNTSIEELSVSVPENTSFHATLNHQHHNQQSIPQSPQQQQQQQQQQPPNNPYQGMQSMQATSPASVGSLGSVQGSPHPAPGSMDPPADTPPPGYISEDGDNMDHNDNMSLSRLSPSPVDAQPVMYCEPAFWCSISYYELNTRVGETFHASQPSITVDGFTDPSNSERFCLGLLSNVNRNTVVEQTRRHIGKGARLYYIGGEVFAECLSDSSIFVQSPNCNQRYGWHPATVCKIPPGCNLKIFNNQEFAALLSQSVSQGFEAVYQLTRMCTIRMSFVKGWGAAYRRQTVTSTPCWIELHLNGPLQWLDRVLTQMGSPRLPCSSMS